The following is a genomic window from Thioclava electrotropha.
CCAGCGCCGTGAGCGCCGCATCGCCCTGCAACCGCGTATAGACGGCTTCCTGCAAGGCGGCTCCGATCGCATAGCTCATGCCACCACCTCCTCACGCGCGAAACAGGTCAGGTAATGCGCCCCGGCATCCGCCTCGGCCACGGCAAGGATCTGGAACACCCGCGCCCCCTCGCGAAACCGCTGTTCGGGCTTCGGCCTGCGCGGCGAGCCTTCGGGCGCCGCGCGCACCGTGATCTTCCACGGCACCGAGGCCAGCGTCACGAACTCGCCCGCGCGCTCCACCCCGGTTCCCGGTTTCATCTGCGCCCAGAGGATGCCCAGTTCGAACCAGGCCTCGATGAAGCCCCCAGCCCCGTCCGGCACCCGCTCGGGCGCTTCCAGCACCAGCGGCCGGTTCAGAAACGGCGCCTTCATCCCCGACCTCCCAGCACGCGCACCGTGCGCCAGCGTTCGATCAGCGCGGCCACGCCGAAGGGCATCTCACGCCAGCCCGCGCCCTCCGCACGATGCTCGTAATATTGCGCGGCCAGCAGAAACACCGCCTGTGCCAGATCGGCGGGAAGATCGGCCCAAACAGGCCCAAACCCAGCAGTAAACCGAACCTCCGCCACGCCGCCTGCAGAGATTGCGGGCAGCACGCCCCCAACCGCCGCCAGTCGCGGGCGCTGCAGATCCTCAACCAACCGATAGCGCTCCGGCGCGATCACGGTGAACACCTCCGCCGCATCGACCAACCGGACCTCAGTCACCGCACTCACCGGCGCCACCGGCAACGTCTGCTCCACCGCATCGCGCCACGCCTCAAGGCTCAGCACGAAATCCCGCGCCAGCAGCGCTTTCGCCGTGCGCCCCTCGATCGCCGCCATCGCTGCCCGCAGGTAGCTCTCCAGCGACGCATCCTCCGCCCCCACATCGGCAAACCCGGTGCCGAGCCGCAGATGCGCGCGAAATTCCGCGACAGGCAGCGCGCTTGCCGCCACCGCCGTCTCTTCCGTCAACATCATGACATTCCTCCGCAATTCGCGTGGTCGCACCCCCGCCCGGGGATGCCGCCAATACCATGTCGGGCGCGAGCCCCGCCGCCGCTCGAACGGAGGGAGCAGCTAGGCGACGGCCGTCAGCCCCGCGCCCGCCCCGAAAGCCGGTCACCCGGCCCCGGGGACCGGAAGGCGCCGCCTCCCGATCCCGCTCACGCCCCTCAGGCGAGCGCGAATTTCAGCAGCTTGATCGCGGCGAAATCGCTCACATCGCCGCCCACGCGCTTGGAGGCGTAGAACAGCACATGCGGCTTGGCCGAGAAGGGGTCGCGCAGCACCCGCAGGTCCGGGCGCTCGGCGACCGTGTAGCCCGCGTCGAAATCGCCATAGGCGATCGCGAAACTGTCCGAAGCGATATCGGGCATGTCCTCGGCGATCAGCACCGGGTAGCCCATCAGGCGCGGCGGCTCGCCCGCAGCCAGCCCGTCAGTCCACAGGAAGCGCCCATCGGCATCCTTCATCTTGCGCACCGCGCCCGCGGTCTTCGAGTTCATCACGAAGCTCGCATTGGCGCGATATTCGGCCTCCAGCGCATAGACCAGATCGACCACAGCATCAGCCGGGTTCGCGCCCGCGAAATCGCCATCCGCGCCCGTCGCGACATAGCCGAGCGAGCCCCAGGCCCAGGCGTCATTGCCAACCTGCGGATGGGTCAGGAAGCCCGTGGGCTTGTCGACGCCATCGCCCGAGATGAACGCCGCCGCCTCGGCGCGGGCGAATTTCTCTGCGATGCGCTGCGCCAGCCACGTCTCGACATCGAAGGCGCTGTCATCGAGCAGCCGCTGCGAGGCTTTCGGCATCGCGGCCAGTTCGTGCAGCGGGATCGAGATACGGTCGATCTGCGGCGTCGCGGTCTCGGTCAGCGCCGCCGTCTCGGTGGCCCAACCCGAGCCCAGCTCGCTGCGATCGACCAGCACATCGAAGGACGTCGCCTCGACATTCACCACATTCGCGATCTGGCGGATCGAGGCCGTCGACGTCAGCACCGAGCGGATCGTCTCGGAGGTCTGCGGATCGACCAGATAGCCCCCTTCGGCGGCAACCGAGCTGTTGAGCGCCTTGCCCTCGAGGCTCAGCCCGCGAAGTGCGTCGTCATCGCCCGAACGCAAATACGCCGCGAAGGCCTTCTGATGCGGCGCCTCTTCAGTCGCGGCGGCGGAAAGGGCGGGACGCCCGGCGGTCATGGATTTGCTCTGCAGCATGGTCAAACGCTCATCTTGTTGTTGCATTTTCACTTCAACTTCATCGCGGAAGGTTTTGACTTCCCTTACGAAACCGGCCAGCGCGGATTTCAGCTCCACGGCCGGATCGGGCCCCTCGGACATACCCGTCCCGGCCCGAGACTTGCTCTCGGTCTTCATCGTCATTCCATCTCCAATGGGATCTTTCGCCCGCCCGCCTCAGCGACCGGCCAGTTCCGCCGTGGCACTGTGAAGCGCCGCGGCCAGATCGCGCAGGTCGCGCTCCAGGCTCTCGCCCTTCGCCGCCACCCGCGCCTCGCGAAGCATCGGGAAGGTCACGAGCGACACCTCCCAAAGCTCCAGTTCCGCAAGCAGCCGCTGGCCTTTTGCGTCCTTCTCGGCGGCGACCGTGCGATAGCCGATCGACAGCCCGTCGATCGCCCCTGCCGCGATCAGCGCCGCCGCTTCGCTTGCGCGCGCCACGCCCGGCAGCAGCCTGCCCTTGACGTAAAGCCCGCGCGCGTCTTCCCGGATTTCGTCCCAGATGCCGATCGGCTGGGCCGGATCGTGCTGCCAGAGCATCTTCACCGTCCCGCCCCGCGCAGCGAGCCGCGCGAGCCCCTTGGCATAGGCGCCCTTGCAGACCACATCGCCGCCCTGATCGGGCAGGCCGAACAGGCTCGCATAGCCCTCGATCACCGTCCCGTCGCTGATCTGAACGGGCCGCATCTCGCTCGCGCAGAACTTTAACTCCAGCCCGTAATTATCTGTATTCATGTAACTTCCCTTATCTCGGGCCAATCTCTACGAGGCTGAGAACCGCCTGCGTCAGGATCACCGCCACCACGCCGTAAACCGCCATCCAGAGCCGCCGCTCCAACCGTTCGATCATCACCTCGATCCGGTCGAGCCGCTGTTCCACCTGCGAAAATTGGAGCTGCATGATCTTCTCGGTCGCCTGCATCCGCTCTTCATGGACAGCGAAGGGCTCCTTGAGATATCGCGACCCACCATCGGCCATCTCAGCGCTCCGCCGCGTCCGCCGCCCCATCCGCAGGCAGCGGCGGAAGACCCAGCAGCGCGCGCTTCTCCGCGGACGTCAGAAACGCCACTTCTCCGATCCGCTTCCATTGCTGATCGCGCTCGACCGCCAGCGCCGGGATCTGGTCCAGATCGGGCTTCAGGCTCACCCGCTCCCCCGCCCATGTCGACAGCCACCACGCCACATCCGCCGCGACCTTCGTGGCCAGCGGCAGCACCGTCAGCCGGTAGAAGGCCCTATGCGCCTCGGCGTAATTCGCGTAAGTGGCATCGCCGGGGATCCCGAGCAGCATCGGCGGCACCCCGAAGGCCACCGCGATCTCGCGCGCCGCAGCCAGCTTGGTCTCGTGGAATTCCATATCCGACGGCGAGAACCCCATCGGCTTCCAGTCCAGACCGCCCTCCAGCAGCATCGGCCGCCCCGCATTGCGCGCGCCCTGATGATGCGTCTCCATCTCGAAGACGAGCCGGTCATACTGGTCCGGGCTCAGCGTACCCTGCCCATCGGTCCCCTTGTAGACGATCGCCCCGGAGGGACGCGCGGCATTGTCCAGAAGCGCCTTCGACCAGCTCGATGCACTGTTATGCACATCCACCGCCACCGCCGCCGCCTGCATCGGCGACAGCCCGTAATGGTCGTCCTGCGGGTGAAACGCCCGCAGATGGCAGATCGGATCGGGGCTGCCGGTCATGTCGAACCGATGCTTGCGCCCGGCCACCGTATAGTCATAGGCCACCGGCCAGCCATCCGCGCCCGGCACGATGCTCATCCGGTCGGCGCGCAGCACATGCAGCTCGCGCGGCAGGCCCGGCTCAACCGCCACCGCCTCCAGATAGCTGTTCCCCGACAGCAGCATCTGCCCGTAAAGCGCCTCGAAGAAGGCGCCCTTGCCCTGCGCCGCGTTGGGCCGCGCGATCAGGTCGAGCACGGGATGGATATCGTAGCGCCGCTCGGCGTCCTGGCAGACCAGCGGCAGGGCGGCCGCAGCCTCCGCGATCAGCTTCACGCAGCGAAACCCGACCGGGTTGCCCGTAAACCCCGCCCGTGTCAACGAGCCCACATCGCGCGGCGACCAGACCACCCGCCCCGATCCGCTCGCCATCGCCACGATCCGTCCCGTCGCCGAGGCCTTCACCTCCGGCGGGCCCGCGCCGTCGGATTTGCGAAAGATGTTCCAACCCATTCCCGTCTCCTTCTCGCGGCCCCGTCGCGGACCGGCTGGCAAAGAAAAAGGGCCGGGGAATACCCCAGCCCTTGCTCTTGATTTCATCTGTCACGCCGGGGGTTTTGCCCCCGCGGCCCCCCGCAGGATTTTTCGACCAAGCCGAAAGAGGCTCAGAGCCCCCGCAGCTGCGGCCTGCGCCAATGCGCGGCCGGTTCGAGGATCAGCTCGGTCACCGCCCAGACCAGCGCATCCACTCGGTCGGGCGAGCCCTTGCCCTGATAGCCCTGCAGCCCCATCCGGCACATCTGATCTTCGAGCGCGCCGAGATCGGCGGATTTGAGGTGCGCCACGCGCCCTTGCTCGTAGAGCGCCGCCACCGGTTCCGCGCGCGCCGATTTGCCCCGGCTGGCACGCAGTGCCTTGAACGGGATCAGCGGGTCGATCTGGCGCAGCACGCTCTCGATCAGATCGCCGCCTTGATTGACCTCGGCCACCAGCTTCTCCGCGCCCCAGCGTTCCATCGCCGCAATCCCGGCGCGGGCCCAGTCCATCGGCTTGCCGCGGATGCTGGCATCTTCCAGCACCACAGCGCGCCAGTCCTGCACCAGGCCTTGTGTCTTCGCGCCCACCACCACGATCCCGCATTCGTCCGAGGCCGCCTTGCCGCTGACCGAGGGATCGAGCGCCACCACGATCCGATCCAGATCACCGGGCTCGCTCACGCGCGCACCTTCGAGCAGCGCCGTTGACCACAGCGCGCCCTCGATATCCTCCAAGAGCACCCCGTCCAGCTCCTGCCGCCCGAGCCGCGTACCGGCATAGCGCGCCCGAACCTCGGTCAGGAAACTCTCGGCCAGATAGGCCCGGTTGGCCTCGGTCGGCGCACGGCTGACCACCGTCGATAGCGTCTCCAGAATGCGCTTCAACACGCCCACATTGCGCGGCGTCGTCGTGATCACCTGCTGCGGATGCTCACCGAGACGCAGTGCGAATTGCAGCATGTCCCAGACCTCCTCCGCCTTCTTCCATTTCGCCAGCTCATCGACCCAGGCCGCATCGAATTGCGGGCCCCGCAGCGACTCGGGCTCATAGGCCGAGAAGGCCTGCGCGGTCGCCCCGTTCGGCCAGACGAGCCGCCGTCTTCCCGCTTCCCAATCGGGCCTGCGGTCGGGCGGAGAGCAGGCGAGTATCCCGCTCTCCCCCATCACCATCACATCGCGCACCTGATCGAAGGTCTCGCCGACCAGCGCCACGCGCCGCGCCTTTCCGGGGTCGAGCGGCCGTGCGCCTTCCACCTGCGCACGCACCCACTCGGCCCCGGCCCGCGTCTTGCCCGCGCCGCGTCCGCCCATGATCACCCAGGACTTCCAATCCCCTTCGGGCGGAAGCTGATGATCCAACGCCCAGAACTCGAAGATCCAGGGCAGCGCGAGCAATGCATTGTCGTCGAGCCCATCCAGAAACGCCTCGACGCTCTCAGGCGTCGCGGAGGCGAGCCAGGCGGCGCCCGATTTCAGCTCTGGCGGCATCGAAGTCGAGCGCGCCATCGCGTCCGGCGGCGACACCTGCCAGCTGTCTGCGGAGTTTCTCGACACGCGATCGTTCCTCCATCACCAAATGAAAAGCGGTGCGGAGGTCCTTGATTGCCTGCACCGCCGCTTTCGCCTCGGATATGTCGCCGCGCCGCACCCCCTGCAGCGCCTGCGCCAGCTCCTCGGCCACGTCCCGATAGAGCGCTTCGGTCTGATCCAGAAGATCGACCGGCGCCCCCGCCTCGTTCACTTTGTTGTCTTGCATCACTGACGAACCCACCCGTTCCAAGTTGGTCCGTTCGAGAGACATGAAAAAACGCCGTCGGGTTTCCCCGCGGCGCTTGCCACTTCTCCTAGCATTCCAAATCTCTACCCGAGAGCGTTCGCAAAGTCAAGCTCTAAATTCTGGGTTGTGCCATCCGGCCAAAAAAGAACCCCGGCGAAAACCGGGGTTCTTTCTAATTTATCAATTGCTTGACGCATCTTCCTGACGCTGTTTTTCGATCTCGCGCCACTTCGCTACGTTCCGATTATGCTCCTCGATCGTGCTCGAGAACGCATGTCCACCGGAGCCATCGGCCACGAAGAACAGGTAGTCGGTCGAATCGGGATGCAGCGCCGCCTCGATGGCCGCCTTGCCCGGATTCGCGATCGGTCCGGGCGGCAGCCCGTCGATGACATAGGTGTTGTAGGGCGTGGCCTTGCGCAGCTCGGACTGGCGCAGGCCGCGGCCGAGCACGCCCTTGCCTTCGGTCACGCCGTAGATCACCGTCGGGTCGGTCTGCAGACGCATCCCCTTCTCGAGACGGTTGATGAAGACGCTCGCCACTTCCGGGCGCTCTTCGGGCACACCGGTTTCCTTCTCGACGATAGACGCCATGGTCAGCGCCTGCTGCGGATCGTCATAGGGCAGCCCGTCTGCGCGTCCGTCCCAGGCGTCGGCGAGGATTTTCGACTGGCGATCTGCCATCAGACCGATCAGCGCCTGCCGGTCGGCCCCGCGCGTCACCTCGTAGCTGTCAGGTGCGAGCGTGCCTTCGCCCGGCACCCCGTCGATCTTGCCCGACAGGAAGCTCGCCTCCTGCAGACCCTGCACGATCTGCCAGCTGGTCACACCGTCGACCACCGTCACGCGGGTGCGGACATCGGCACGGTCGGCCTTGTCCTCGAACCCTTCGGGCGGCTTCTCGCTCTCGGGATTGTATTCCGCGACCTTCTGATAGTCGCCCGTGGTCGGGTCTAGCTCGCGCAGCAGCACTTCGTTGCCGTTCACGCCGATCCGGAACACCAGTTCCGACCCGCAGGTCGACGGACCACCGGAGGTGATCTGACCGACGATGGACTGCATCGAGGCGTTCGGCTCGATCAGGTAGGAGCCGAATTTCAGCTTGTCGGCCTTCTCCTCATATTGCGCGCCCGTACGGAACAGATAGGAGGACGAGATCGCCCCCTTGTCTTTCAGAGTAGACGACACGCCCTGCAGGCTTTCGCCCGGCGCGACGCGCAGGCACATCGCCTCGGCCAGCGGGCCGGGCTCGACATATTGATTCTTCGCCCAAGCGACCAACCCGCCAAGCGCGACGAGAATAACGATCAGCAGCGTCAGGAAATTCGAGACGATGTTACGCCACATCAGCTATCCACCTTGCCCATCACGAGGCTCGCATTGGTGCCACCGAAGCCGAAGCTGTTGGACAGCGCGACGTCGATCTTGCGCTTGACCGCGGTCTTCGGGGCGAGGTCGATCACGGCCTCTTCCGGCGGATTTTCAAGGTTCAGCGTCGGCGGTGCGATCTGGTCGCGGATCGCGAGGATCGAGAAGATCGCCTCCACCGCGCCGGCAGCGCCCAGCAGGTGGCCGACCGACGACTTGGTCGAGCTCATCGTAGCTTTCGAGGCCGCATCGCCCAGCAGGCGCTGCACCGCGCCCAGTTCGATCACGTCGGCCATGGTCGAAGTGCCATGCGCGTTGATGTAATCCACCTGATCGGGGTTCAGATCGGCCCGCTCCAGCGCGGCTTTCATCGCGCGGAAGCCGCCATCGCCATCCTCGGACGGCGCGGTGATGTGATAGGCATCGCCCGACAGGCCATAGCCCAGCACCTCGGCATAGATCTTCGCGCCGCGCGCCTTGGCGTGCTCGTATTCCTCAAGCACGACGCAGCCCGCGCCCTCGCCCATCACGAACCCGTCGCGGTCGGCATCCCACGGACGGCTCGCAGCTTCCGGCTCGTTGCCGCGCTTCGTGGACAGCGCCTTACAGGCGTTGAAGCCCGCGATGCCGATTTCCGAGATCGGGCTCTCCGCGCCGCCTGCGACCATCACATCGGCATCGCCCAGCATGATCAGACGCGCGGCATCGCCAATCGCATGCGCGCCGGTCGAACAGGCGGTGACGACCGCATGGTTCGGACCCTTGAAGCCGAAGCGGATCGAGACCTGGCCCGAGACGAGGTTGATCAGCGCGCCCGGGATGAAGAACGGGCTGACGCGGCGGACGCCCTTTTCCTTGATCAGAACGGCCGTATCCGCGATCGAGCTGAGACCGCCGATCCCCGAACCGATCATCACGCCGGTGCGCAGACGGCCCTCTTCGTCCTGCGGCTCCCAGCCGGAATCCTTCACCGCTTGCGTCGCCGCCGTCATCCCGTAGAGGATGAAATCGTCGACCTTGCGCTGCTCTTTCGGCTCCATCCAGTCATCGGCATTGAACGTGCCGTCGGACCCGTCGCCCAGCGGAATCTCGCAGGCGTATTTCGTGGTCACATTGGACGCATCGAAGCGCGAGATCGTCCCCGCCCCCGATTGTCCCGCGATAAGCCGCGACCAGGTCTCCTCGACGCCGCAAGCCAGCGGCGTGACCATTCCCAGACCCGTGACTACTACCCGACGCATGCCCGACCTCTTTCTCAGCCAAATATCTTGGCAGACCTGATACACGGGGGCGCGCAAAGGCGCAATCATAACCCATTGCGACAGGCGGGTTACCGTTCAGGACGGACGGCGCGTGAGGGGGCTAGCGTTGCGGGGCGCGAACCGGTTCAGTCTGCCGTGCCGGAAGCGTCGGCACAGCCGTAGGCGCCCGCCCGGTGCTCAGCGGCGGCAGCGTCAGCGCGGTACAGCGCATCTGAGCGGTGGGCGGCGCCAGCAACACCCGGTCGCGCCCGCCATTCTTCGCCGCGTAGAGCGCCCCGTCGGCGCGCGCATAGAGGCTCCGCAACTCCTCGCCGCGCTCCCATTCGGCCACCCCGATCGAGACAGTGACCTGCAGCGCCGCGCCGTACTGATCCTCGAAACGCAGCCCCGCCACACAGGCGCGCAACCGCTCCGCCACTTCGAGCGCCTCGGCCAGCCCCGCCCCCGGCAGGATCACCGCGAATTCCTCGCCGCCGACCCGCGCCATCGTATCCTCCAGCCGCAACTGCGCCCGCATCTCGCGCGCGGCACGGCGCAGAACCCGATCCCCCAGATGATGCCCGCCCAGATCGTTGATCTGCTTGAAATGGTCGAGATCGATCATCAGCGCAGTGAAGGGCATCTCGCCGCGCATACCTTGCGCGAAATACTGCGCGAAACGCCGCCCGAGCATCTCACGGTTGAACAGCCCCGTCAGTCCGTCGCGCATCGCCCGGTTCACCAGTTCCCGCTCGGCCTTGCGCCGCGCATGATCCACCCGCTCCAGCGAGACGGCCATCAGGATGATCAGCCCGATATTCACCCCCACGATGGTCGCGACCAGCAACAGCAGCTCCGCGCGCACCTGACTCCCCTGATCGCTGAGCAGATAGAACGTGCCCAGCAGGAAGGGCGCGACGACCCCCAGAAGCATCTGCGCCCGTGCCTGCCGCCCCGAGGCATGCTCGTTGAGCAGCACCCGCATCACCCCACGATCGCTGCGGCAGATGAGCCCCGCATAGGCGAGACACATGATCGCCAGCGCCGCCCCGATCGACACGCCCTCCGCCAGCCGACTGGTCGCGATACTGTGCGACAGCAGGTACATCAAAGCCCCGCCGAACACCGTCAGATAGGCAATCGTTCCAAACAGATAAGCGCCCGCCTCCAGCGCGAAGAACCCCGCCGCGGTGATCGCCAAGAGCGCCGCCGCGCCTCCCCCGATCGCCCCCGCTCCGCTCAGGTCATAGACCTCCGCAACGTTCGAGAACAGGCACAGCAACAGCGCTCCCGCCGCCAGCCCGCGCGCCACATTCGGTGCCTCGCGCCGAAACGCAATCGCGCCCGCCATCGCCAGAATGGCCAGCGCCGTCCACGCGCCCATCGCGTTCCACGACGTGAGCGCGCGCACGACCATATCCTCGCCCGACAGCGCGGTGGCCATCTGCGCCAGCAGAGCCAACCCCGCAAGCGCGGCGGCGAAAACCAAAAGAGGACGGATCAGAACCCGAGCCCGGCGAAACACAGACATAACGTGACCTCAACTGCGCGGGCAGAAGGGCATTTTACATAAGCACCCGCGACCTCTCCAAGGGACGCCTAATTCGTTAACGAAGGGTTAACAGCCGCGCGGGCACGATTGCACTTTCGGTCAGGTCTTCGCGAATTGCACAGATTTTTCATCCGGATAGCGCATTAAAACGTCATGCCGCGGCGGCCCGTGTCCCAGCGTGGACTGGATCAACGCCACCTGCTCGGGCGTGAAAGCGGGCAGCTTCACAGCGCCTTCCGCCGCCATGAGTCGCCCCAGCCGCAGCAAATCCCCCGGAGATGCGCGCTTGCCGAACCGCGACAGGGTGACATGCGGACGAAACCGCCGCCGCGGCAGGTCGATCTCCGCCAGACGCGCGGCGCCCATCACCGCGCGGTGCCAACGGTCGAGGTTGGGATCGGCCTGCACGCCCAGCACCAGCGCCTCCGGTCGCGCGGCACTGCCGAAAATCTCCAGCCCCGCCAGCACCACCTCCGGCCCGGGCGCCCAGTCGATGGCCCGCAGCCCCTCGTCCAGCGCCTCGAGCTGGCCTGCGTCGATCTCGTCGAGAAAGGCCAGCGTCAGATGCAGGTTCTCGGGCTGCACGATCCGGCCCGCACCCAGAGCCTGCTGCAACCGCTCGATGGCCTCGACATGCGCCTCGGGCAGCTCGATCGCGACGAAACTACGCATCTTCCCTCCCCCGAACGCACGCGCGCTTCGCGCAAAAGAAAAGCGGCGCTCCGGTTCCCCGAAGCGCCGCCCTTAACTCTCTCTCAGCGTCAGCCGTAAAAGGCTTACTGCGCTTCCGAGATGAATTTCACCGCATCGCCGACGGTCTGAATGTTCTCGGCGGCGTCATCGGGGATCTCGATGCCGAACTCTTCTTCGAAGGCCATGACCAGCTCGACCGTGTCGAGGCTGTCCGCACCGAGGTCGTCGATGAACGAGGCGCTCTCAGTGACCTTGTCCTCTTCCACGCCGAGATGCTCCACGACGATCTTCTTCACGCGATCAGCGATGTCGCTCATGTCAATTCCTCAAAGTTTATAGGGCCTAGCCCGTTCATGCTTGCTCGAATACGAGCGTCTCAACCCGCGCGCCCCGGGTCAACCCGAAGACCGCAATTCAGAGCCGTGGCTTTTACGCCCGGCCCGTCTGCAGCGCTCTTAGCGATTGCCGTGGCCCATGGCAAGACGTTTCTCTATCCTATCAAAGGCCTTCGTGCCCTAGGGTCACAAAGACGTCAGGCCATCGTCCCGCCGCCGTTGACGTGCAGCACCGCACCGGTGACGTAGCCCGCCTCGGGACTTGCGATGTAGCGCACCGCAGCCGCGATTTCTTCCGGCGTTCCCATGCGCCCGGCCGGGATACCAGACAGGATCGCGTCTTTCTGAGCCTCGGTGAGCTTTTCCGTCATCGGCGTCTCGATGAAGCCCGGTGCCACGCAGT
Proteins encoded in this region:
- a CDS encoding head-tail adaptor protein — translated: MKAPFLNRPLVLEAPERVPDGAGGFIEAWFELGILWAQMKPGTGVERAGEFVTLASVPWKITVRAAPEGSPRRPKPEQRFREGARVFQILAVAEADAGAHYLTCFAREEVVA
- a CDS encoding head-tail connector protein → MMLTEETAVAASALPVAEFRAHLRLGTGFADVGAEDASLESYLRAAMAAIEGRTAKALLARDFVLSLEAWRDAVEQTLPVAPVSAVTEVRLVDAAEVFTVIAPERYRLVEDLQRPRLAAVGGVLPAISAGGVAEVRFTAGFGPVWADLPADLAQAVFLLAAQYYEHRAEGAGWREMPFGVAALIERWRTVRVLGGRG
- a CDS encoding phage major capsid protein, translated to MKTESKSRAGTGMSEGPDPAVELKSALAGFVREVKTFRDEVEVKMQQQDERLTMLQSKSMTAGRPALSAAATEEAPHQKAFAAYLRSGDDDALRGLSLEGKALNSSVAAEGGYLVDPQTSETIRSVLTSTASIRQIANVVNVEATSFDVLVDRSELGSGWATETAALTETATPQIDRISIPLHELAAMPKASQRLLDDSAFDVETWLAQRIAEKFARAEAAAFISGDGVDKPTGFLTHPQVGNDAWAWGSLGYVATGADGDFAGANPADAVVDLVYALEAEYRANASFVMNSKTAGAVRKMKDADGRFLWTDGLAAGEPPRLMGYPVLIAEDMPDIASDSFAIAYGDFDAGYTVAERPDLRVLRDPFSAKPHVLFYASKRVGGDVSDFAAIKLLKFALA
- a CDS encoding HK97 family phage prohead protease, whose protein sequence is MNTDNYGLELKFCASEMRPVQISDGTVIEGYASLFGLPDQGGDVVCKGAYAKGLARLAARGGTVKMLWQHDPAQPIGIWDEIREDARGLYVKGRLLPGVARASEAAALIAAGAIDGLSIGYRTVAAEKDAKGQRLLAELELWEVSLVTFPMLREARVAAKGESLERDLRDLAAALHSATAELAGR
- a CDS encoding GTA head formation protein, RCAP_rcc01685 family, coding for MADGGSRYLKEPFAVHEERMQATEKIMQLQFSQVEQRLDRIEVMIERLERRLWMAVYGVVAVILTQAVLSLVEIGPR
- a CDS encoding phage portal protein, which encodes MGWNIFRKSDGAGPPEVKASATGRIVAMASGSGRVVWSPRDVGSLTRAGFTGNPVGFRCVKLIAEAAAALPLVCQDAERRYDIHPVLDLIARPNAAQGKGAFFEALYGQMLLSGNSYLEAVAVEPGLPRELHVLRADRMSIVPGADGWPVAYDYTVAGRKHRFDMTGSPDPICHLRAFHPQDDHYGLSPMQAAAVAVDVHNSASSWSKALLDNAARPSGAIVYKGTDGQGTLSPDQYDRLVFEMETHHQGARNAGRPMLLEGGLDWKPMGFSPSDMEFHETKLAAAREIAVAFGVPPMLLGIPGDATYANYAEAHRAFYRLTVLPLATKVAADVAWWLSTWAGERVSLKPDLDQIPALAVERDQQWKRIGEVAFLTSAEKRALLGLPPLPADGAADAAER
- a CDS encoding DNA-packaging protein, which produces MARSTSMPPELKSGAAWLASATPESVEAFLDGLDDNALLALPWIFEFWALDHQLPPEGDWKSWVIMGGRGAGKTRAGAEWVRAQVEGARPLDPGKARRVALVGETFDQVRDVMVMGESGILACSPPDRRPDWEAGRRRLVWPNGATAQAFSAYEPESLRGPQFDAAWVDELAKWKKAEEVWDMLQFALRLGEHPQQVITTTPRNVGVLKRILETLSTVVSRAPTEANRAYLAESFLTEVRARYAGTRLGRQELDGVLLEDIEGALWSTALLEGARVSEPGDLDRIVVALDPSVSGKAASDECGIVVVGAKTQGLVQDWRAVVLEDASIRGKPMDWARAGIAAMERWGAEKLVAEVNQGGDLIESVLRQIDPLIPFKALRASRGKSARAEPVAALYEQGRVAHLKSADLGALEDQMCRMGLQGYQGKGSPDRVDALVWAVTELILEPAAHWRRPQLRGL
- the mltG gene encoding endolytic transglycosylase MltG, with the protein product MWRNIVSNFLTLLIVILVALGGLVAWAKNQYVEPGPLAEAMCLRVAPGESLQGVSSTLKDKGAISSSYLFRTGAQYEEKADKLKFGSYLIEPNASMQSIVGQITSGGPSTCGSELVFRIGVNGNEVLLRELDPTTGDYQKVAEYNPESEKPPEGFEDKADRADVRTRVTVVDGVTSWQIVQGLQEASFLSGKIDGVPGEGTLAPDSYEVTRGADRQALIGLMADRQSKILADAWDGRADGLPYDDPQQALTMASIVEKETGVPEERPEVASVFINRLEKGMRLQTDPTVIYGVTEGKGVLGRGLRQSELRKATPYNTYVIDGLPPGPIANPGKAAIEAALHPDSTDYLFFVADGSGGHAFSSTIEEHNRNVAKWREIEKQRQEDASSN
- the fabF gene encoding beta-ketoacyl-ACP synthase II, whose amino-acid sequence is MRRVVVTGLGMVTPLACGVEETWSRLIAGQSGAGTISRFDASNVTTKYACEIPLGDGSDGTFNADDWMEPKEQRKVDDFILYGMTAATQAVKDSGWEPQDEEGRLRTGVMIGSGIGGLSSIADTAVLIKEKGVRRVSPFFIPGALINLVSGQVSIRFGFKGPNHAVVTACSTGAHAIGDAARLIMLGDADVMVAGGAESPISEIGIAGFNACKALSTKRGNEPEAASRPWDADRDGFVMGEGAGCVVLEEYEHAKARGAKIYAEVLGYGLSGDAYHITAPSEDGDGGFRAMKAALERADLNPDQVDYINAHGTSTMADVIELGAVQRLLGDAASKATMSSTKSSVGHLLGAAGAVEAIFSILAIRDQIAPPTLNLENPPEEAVIDLAPKTAVKRKIDVALSNSFGFGGTNASLVMGKVDS
- a CDS encoding GGDEF domain-containing protein; the encoded protein is MSVFRRARVLIRPLLVFAAALAGLALLAQMATALSGEDMVVRALTSWNAMGAWTALAILAMAGAIAFRREAPNVARGLAAGALLLCLFSNVAEVYDLSGAGAIGGGAAALLAITAAGFFALEAGAYLFGTIAYLTVFGGALMYLLSHSIATSRLAEGVSIGAALAIMCLAYAGLICRSDRGVMRVLLNEHASGRQARAQMLLGVVAPFLLGTFYLLSDQGSQVRAELLLLVATIVGVNIGLIILMAVSLERVDHARRKAERELVNRAMRDGLTGLFNREMLGRRFAQYFAQGMRGEMPFTALMIDLDHFKQINDLGGHHLGDRVLRRAAREMRAQLRLEDTMARVGGEEFAVILPGAGLAEALEVAERLRACVAGLRFEDQYGAALQVTVSIGVAEWERGEELRSLYARADGALYAAKNGGRDRVLLAPPTAQMRCTALTLPPLSTGRAPTAVPTLPARQTEPVRAPQR
- the thpR gene encoding RNA 2',3'-cyclic phosphodiesterase, which produces MRSFVAIELPEAHVEAIERLQQALGAGRIVQPENLHLTLAFLDEIDAGQLEALDEGLRAIDWAPGPEVVLAGLEIFGSAARPEALVLGVQADPNLDRWHRAVMGAARLAEIDLPRRRFRPHVTLSRFGKRASPGDLLRLGRLMAAEGAVKLPAFTPEQVALIQSTLGHGPPRHDVLMRYPDEKSVQFAKT
- a CDS encoding acyl carrier protein, translating into MSDIADRVKKIVVEHLGVEEDKVTESASFIDDLGADSLDTVELVMAFEEEFGIEIPDDAAENIQTVGDAVKFISEAQ